GGTCGACGGTGGGCCCGACCGGCCCGGCGCCGTGCACCTCGGCGCGCGTGTCCAGGAGGCTCATCGGGCCGCCCCCGTCACGAGCCCGCCCTGGGCCGGGTCGGTGCGCCCGTCGACCGGGTCGGGGTTGCGCGCCGCGCGGGCCACCCGACGCATCCGCGGGTCGAGGAGGGGGTAGACGAGGTCGACGGCCAGGCTGGCCGCGACGACGACCGCGGCCCCGAACACGACGACGCCCAGCGCCAGCGGGATGTCCTGCGTGCCGACGGCGGTCGCGGTGAGCTGGCCCAGGCCGGTGCGGGAGAACACCGTCTCCGTCACCACGGTGCCGGCGAGGAACTGCCCCACCAGCAGACCGGTGATGGTGAACGTCGGCAGCGAGGCGTTCCGCGCGGTGTGGCGCAGGTGCACCCGCAGCCGGGAGGCGCCCTTGGCGCGCGCGGTGTCGGCGTAGGCCTCGGCGGCCTCGCCGCGCAGGCTGCGCGCGAACACCTGGGCGATCATCGCGCTCCCCAGGACGGCCAGGGTGACCGCCGGCAGCACCAGGGCGGCGGGGCCCTCGTTGCCGAAGGCGGGGAACCAGCCGAGCCCGAACGAGAAGGCCTGCAGCAGCAGCAGACCGATCCAGAAGCTGGGCACGGAGACCCCCAGCGGCGGGAGTGACAGCAGCAGCTGACGGAGCCAGCGGGTGGAGACGTAGGTGGCCGTGAGGGCCAGCCCGCCGCCGACGACCACCGAGAAGAGCAGGCCGAGGCCCGCGATCTGGGCGGTCGCGGGGACGGCCGCGGCGATGGAGGCGCCGACGGGCCCGGTGCGGGGCGAGGTGCCCAGGTCGCCGGTGAGCGCCGCCCCCAGGTGGTGCAGGTACTGCACGGCGAGCGGCTGGTCGTAGCCGTACTGCGCCCGCAGCGCCGCCACCTGCTCCGGGGTCGCGGAGCTGTTGGCGACGTCCCCGCCGGCGGCGATCAGCGCGGCCGGGTCGCCCGGCAGGCCGTACATCACGAGGAAGGCGACCGTGTAGGCCGCCCACAGCACGAGCACGGCCTGCCCGGTCCGGCTGAGCAGGTGACGGAGCACGGGTCAGCTCTCCGTGGCGGCGGCCGCGACCAGCTGCAGCCGGGAGTAGGAGTCGAACCGGACGCCGGTGACGCCGGGCCGGAGCCCGAGCACGGTGATGAGCTCGAAGACCGGCACGCCGTAGGCCTTCTCGACGATCACCTCCTGAGCGGTGGCCGCGTCGGCGAACCGGGCCTTCTGCTGCGTCGTCGTCTGCTGGGCCTTGAGGGCCTTGACCAGCGCGGGGTCGTCGATGCCGTAGGGCGCGGTGCCGTCACGCCAGTAGGTGTTGCGCAGGATGTCGGGGTCGGGCCGGGTGCTGTTGCCCCACGACAGGTCGAAGTCACCCGTCGCCAGCTTGGCCTGCAGCTCGCCGATGGCGACGGAGTTGAGGTCGATCTCGATGCCGACCTGCTTGGCCTGCTGCTGGATCAGCTCCAGCGCCGCCTGGTTCGGGTTGAAGTTGGTGCCCCAGTAGGTGACGAGGGTGAGCCGCTGGCCGCCCTTCTCCCGGATGCCGTCCGCGCCCGGGGTCCAGCCCGCCGCGTCGAGCAGCCTCTTCGACTCCGCCGGGTCGTAGGTCAGCTCGTCGCCGAGGTCGGTCCACCCGGGTGTCGTGGAGGCCACCGCGCTGGACGCGGCCTCGTAGCTGGGGCTCAGCGCGGCCGCGACGACGGCGGACCGGTCGACCGCGTGGCTGAGCGCCTGTCGGACCCGGACGTCGGCCAGCGCCGGCCGCTGGACGTTGGGGGTCAGGGTGAAGACCTGGCCGGGGTTGGGTCGGATCTGCAGGGTGATGCCCCCGGTCTGCAGCGAGCTCTCGTCCTGCGGCGGCACGCCACCGATGGCGTCGACCTGACCCGAGCGCAGCGAGCCGGAGCGGACGCCCGCCTCGGGGATGACCTTGAAGACGAGCCGGGCGGACGCGGCCTCACCGGTGTGCTCCCACAGCGAGGACCCCCAGGCGTAGCCGGGTCGGCGGGTCTCCACCACCTCGGTGTTCTTCGTGTAGTGGTCGAGCACGAACGGACCGGTGCCGACGATGTTGCCGTCGCAGCGCGTCACCGGGTCGGCCGCGAGGGACGACGGGGCGAGCAGGCCGAGGAAGTGGCTGGCCGTGGCCTGCAGGAACTGGGCGTTGGGCTGGTCGAACTCCACGCGGGCGGTGCGGTCGTCGACGACGACGGTCTCGGCGTAGCCGGTGAGGAACTGCAGCGACTGCGCCTGGGCGGCGCCGTGGGTGATGATCTCGTCGAAGTTCTGCTGGACGGTCTCCGCGGTCAGCGGGGTGCCGTCGCTGAAGGTGACGCCGTCGCGCAGCGTGAAGGTGAACTGGGTGGCCGTCTTGTTGACGGAGAACTTCTCGGCCAGCCAGGGCTTGATCTCCCCGGTCTCGGGATCCTGGTCGGTGAGGGAGTCGACGAGCTGACGGGACGGGTAGGCGGCGTCGTTGTTGCCGGCGACCCGTGGGTTGAGGCAGCCCGGGTCGGACGCGAGGGCGAAGGTGAAGGTGTCGGCGTCACCAGTGCCGGCGGCCGAGTCGGCGCCGCCGCAGGCGCTCAGCCCGAGGGCGGCGGCGAGGGCGGGGACCAGCAGCAGGGCGCCGGGACGGCGGAGGGACGTGCTCACGAGGTGCTTCCTAGGTGGGTGGGCGTGCGGGGCACGCGGGGCGAGGGGTGGCCCTTCGACGGGCTCAGGCAACGGAGGACGGGCTCAGGCAACGGAGGACGGGCTCGGGGGACGGGGGACGGGCCGGGGAACGGGCTCAGCCCACCGGCACCGGCGCGGGGCGCCGGTCCGGCGTCGGGGTGGGCGTGCCGGGCCAGGGCGGGTCCGGGATGGTCCGGCGCAGCACCGGGGCGATGTCGGACTGGAAGAGCTCGAGGTTCGTGCGGTGCTCGGCGGGGGTCAGCCCGGCCCCGTCGGCGTGCACGTGCAGCACCGTGTGCCCGAGCCGGGCGTGGTAGCGGTGCACCTTCTCGACGATCTGCGCGGGGCTGCCGACCAGGGCGGAGCTGCGCTCGACGTGGTCCTCCAGGGTGGTGAAGCTCGGGGTCAGGCCCGCGCGGGTCAGGCCCGCGAGGCCGGCCTCGAAGACCGGCCGGTAGCGGCTGACCGCCTCCTGCGAGGTCGGTGCGGCGAGGTAGCCGGCCGTGCCCGCTCCCACGACGGCGTCCGCCGGGTCGTGCCCGTGGGCCACCCAGCGCTCCCGGTAGTGGTCCACCAGGGCCGCGTACGGCTCGATGGCGTGGGTGACGTTGGCCGAGAACAGCGGGTCGCCGTAGCGGGCGGCGAGGTCGACCGACTCCCGGCTGGTCGCCGAGCCGTGCCAGACCCGGACCGGCTGCTGCAGCGGCCGCGGCCAGACCTCGGCCTCGACGAGGGCGGGTCGGAACCGGCCCGACCAGGTCACCCTCTCCTCCCGCCACAGGCGCCGGAAGAGCTCGTACCCCTCGGCGTTGCGCGCCCACTGGTCCTCGGGCGTGACGGCGAACAGGTCGCGCTGGGCCGTGCCGTTGCCCTTGCCGATGATCAGCTCCAGCCGACCGCCGGACAGGTGGTCGAGCGTCGCGTAGTCCTCGTAGGCCCGCACGGGGTCGAGCAGGCTCAGGATGGTGACGGTGGTGAACAGCCGGATCCGCTCGGTCCTCGCGGCGATGTGGCTGAGCACCACCGGCGGGGACGAGGAGATGAACGGCCGCTCGTGCCGCTCCCCCACGCCGTAGCCGTCGAAGCCGAGCTCTTCCGCCAGGACGGCGTTGTCGACGACGGCGCGGTAGGCGTCGGTGGTCGACCTCTGGACCCCGGTGACCGGGTCGGGGAGGTGGGTGATCAGGGTGATGGCCAGGAACTTCACCGGGCCACCTGCCCGTCGACCAGTGACCCGTGCCCTGATCCCGTCGAAGGACCGGGCTCGGGGAGCGCGAGCCCGAGGTGGTCGCGCAGGGTGGTGCCCGCGTACTCGGTGCGGAAGGATCCCCGCTCCTGCAGCAGGGGCACGACCGTGTCGGCGAAGCGGTCGAGCCCGCCGGGCGTGAGGTGCGGGACGAGGATGAAGCCGTCGCTGACGTCGCCCTGGACGAAGTCGTCGATCCTCGTCGCCACCGTCTCCGCCGAGCCGATGAAGGACTGGCGCCCGGTCACCTCGATGACCAGCTCGCGCAGGGACAGGTGCTCGGCCTCGGCCCGCTCGCGCCACGCGTGGGCCGTGCCGACGGGGTCGCGGAACCGGCGGACGCTGGCCCGGCCCCGGGCGATCGTGTTCTCCCCCACCACCGGGTCGAAGGACGGGAGGGGGCCGTCGGGGTCGTGGTCGCTGAGGTCGACGTTCCACAGCTGCTCGGCGAACTTGATGGCGGTCTGCCCGCTGACCTGCTGGCGGCGGACGTCGTGGGCGAGGTCGGCGGCCTCGGCGTCGGTGTCGCCCAGGACGAACGTCGCCGCGGGCAGCACGACCAGCTGGTCCGGCCGTCGGCCGTGCCGCGCGAGCCGGCCCTTGACGTCGGCGTAGAAGGCGCGGCCGGCGTCCCAGGTGGCGTGGCCGGTGAAGATCGCGTCGGCCGACGCCGCCGCGAACTCCCGGCCCTCCTCGGAGTCCCCCGCCTGGAAGATCACCGGACGGCCCTGCGGGCTGCGGGGCGTGCTGAACGCCCCGCTGATGTCGAAGTGCTGGTCGACGTGGGAGAACCCACCCACCTCGGGCCGGCTGAGGAACGCACCCGACCCCTGGTCGGCCACCACCTCGTCGCCGCGCCAGGAGTCGAAGAGCGCGAAGGCGGCGTCGAGGAAGTGCTGCGCCCGGGCGTACCGCTCGTCCTGCGGCAGGTAGCCACCGCGGCGGAAGTTCTCGCCGGTGAAGGCGTCCCACGAGGTCACGACGTTCCAGGCCGCGCGGCCGGCCGACAGGTGGTCGAGGCTCGCGAACTGCCGCGCCACCTCGTAGGGCTCGTTGAAGGTGGTGTTGATGGTGCCGGCCAGGCCCAGCCGGTCGGTGACGGCGGCCAGCGCGGCCAGGACGGTGAACGTGTCCGGGCGGCCGACGACGTCGAGGTCGTAGATCTTCCCGTTCTGCTCCCGCAGCCGCAGCCCCTCGGCGAGGAAGAAGAAGTCGAACTTGGCCCGCTCGGCGGTCTGCGCCAGCTTCCGGAAGGAGCTGAACTCGATGTGGCTGCCGGCGGCCGGGTCGCTCCACACGGTCGTGTTGTTGACGCCCGGGAAGTGGGCGGCGAGGTGGATCTGCTTGCGGGGGCGGGTCATCGGAGCTCCTCGGCGGCGTAGCGGTTGAGCGGGCGGGACAGGCCGAGCAGGCCGCGCAGGGTGTCGGCCTCGTAGGCCGTGCGGAACGCCCCGCGGTGCTGCAGCTCGGGGACGAGGGCGTCGACGATGGCGTCGAGGTCGTCCGGGAGGGCGGCCGGCCGCAGCCGGAAGCCCGTGAGGCCGGCCTCGGCCCGGGCCAGCAGCAGGTCGGCCAGCCCTTGCGGGGTGCCGACGAAGACGTCGGCGTCGCTGCTGAACGGCCGGCCGGACCAGGCCTCCAGCTGCTGCCAGCGGCGTTGGGCGCGGTCGGCGTCGGGGTCCAGCGAGACGACCAGGTCGGCCCACACGTGGCCCGCTCCCCCCTGCCCCGTGCCCTCGCGTCCGGCGGCCTCCCGGTGCCACGCGATCTCGGCGACGTCGGACGCCACGCCCGCGTTGTCGAACGGGGTGACGAAGACGACGTCGGCCGCGCGGGCGGCGAAGGCCCGCGGGACGGCGGCGTGGGCGAGGGCCGCGACCACCGGTTGCCCCTGCGGCGGGCGCGGCGTGATCGAGGGACCCCGCACGTGGAACCAGCGACCCGCGAAGTCGACGGGGTGGAGCTTGTCGCGGTCGACGAAGCGGCCGGTGGCGACGTCACGGATCTCGGCGTCGTCCTCCCAGCTGTCCCAGAGCCGGCGGACGACCTCGACGGCGTCGCCCGCCTCGTCGAACAGGTCCTGCAGGAGCTGGGCGACGGCGGGGTCGTCGCGCTGCCGCAGGTCGAGCCGCGGGACGTCACGCCGGCCGAAGTGCGCCGCCTCCTCCGGCCGCGGCGAGACCTGCGCCCGCCAGCCCGCCCGGCCCTCGGACACGTGGTCCAGCGTCGCGATGGCCTTGGAGACGTGGAACGGCTCGGTGTGGGTGACCGTGGCGGTCGGCACCAGCCCGATGCGGGAGGTCAGCGGGGCGACCCGCGCGGCCACCAGGACGGCGTCGAGGCGGCCGCGGACCTCGTCGGTGCGGCCGTCGGGCCGTCCTCCGGGACCGGTCGAGCCCTGCAGAGCCAGCGCGTCCTCGAAGGTGACGAGGTCGAGCAGGCCCTCCTCGGCGCGCCGGGTGAGGTCGACCCAGTAGCCGGCGGTCAGCAGCTCGGCGGGG
The window above is part of the Friedmanniella luteola genome. Proteins encoded here:
- a CDS encoding ABC transporter permease, coding for MLRHLLSRTGQAVLVLWAAYTVAFLVMYGLPGDPAALIAAGGDVANSSATPEQVAALRAQYGYDQPLAVQYLHHLGAALTGDLGTSPRTGPVGASIAAAVPATAQIAGLGLLFSVVVGGGLALTATYVSTRWLRQLLLSLPPLGVSVPSFWIGLLLLQAFSFGLGWFPAFGNEGPAALVLPAVTLAVLGSAMIAQVFARSLRGEAAEAYADTARAKGASRLRVHLRHTARNASLPTFTITGLLVGQFLAGTVVTETVFSRTGLGQLTATAVGTQDIPLALGVVVFGAAVVVAASLAVDLVYPLLDPRMRRVARAARNPDPVDGRTDPAQGGLVTGAAR
- a CDS encoding ABC transporter substrate-binding protein, giving the protein MSTSLRRPGALLLVPALAAALGLSACGGADSAAGTGDADTFTFALASDPGCLNPRVAGNNDAAYPSRQLVDSLTDQDPETGEIKPWLAEKFSVNKTATQFTFTLRDGVTFSDGTPLTAETVQQNFDEIITHGAAQAQSLQFLTGYAETVVVDDRTARVEFDQPNAQFLQATASHFLGLLAPSSLAADPVTRCDGNIVGTGPFVLDHYTKNTEVVETRRPGYAWGSSLWEHTGEAASARLVFKVIPEAGVRSGSLRSGQVDAIGGVPPQDESSLQTGGITLQIRPNPGQVFTLTPNVQRPALADVRVRQALSHAVDRSAVVAAALSPSYEAASSAVASTTPGWTDLGDELTYDPAESKRLLDAAGWTPGADGIREKGGQRLTLVTYWGTNFNPNQAALELIQQQAKQVGIEIDLNSVAIGELQAKLATGDFDLSWGNSTRPDPDILRNTYWRDGTAPYGIDDPALVKALKAQQTTTQQKARFADAATAQEVIVEKAYGVPVFELITVLGLRPGVTGVRFDSYSRLQLVAAAATES
- a CDS encoding LLM class flavin-dependent oxidoreductase, whose product is MKFLAITLITHLPDPVTGVQRSTTDAYRAVVDNAVLAEELGFDGYGVGERHERPFISSSPPVVLSHIAARTERIRLFTTVTILSLLDPVRAYEDYATLDHLSGGRLELIIGKGNGTAQRDLFAVTPEDQWARNAEGYELFRRLWREERVTWSGRFRPALVEAEVWPRPLQQPVRVWHGSATSRESVDLAARYGDPLFSANVTHAIEPYAALVDHYRERWVAHGHDPADAVVGAGTAGYLAAPTSQEAVSRYRPVFEAGLAGLTRAGLTPSFTTLEDHVERSSALVGSPAQIVEKVHRYHARLGHTVLHVHADGAGLTPAEHRTNLELFQSDIAPVLRRTIPDPPWPGTPTPTPDRRPAPVPVG
- a CDS encoding NtaA/DmoA family FMN-dependent monooxygenase (This protein belongs to a clade of FMN-dependent monooxygenases, within a broader family of flavin-dependent oxidoreductases, the luciferase-like monooxygenase (LMM) family, some of whose members use coenzyme F420 rather than FMN.) encodes the protein MTRPRKQIHLAAHFPGVNNTTVWSDPAAGSHIEFSSFRKLAQTAERAKFDFFFLAEGLRLREQNGKIYDLDVVGRPDTFTVLAALAAVTDRLGLAGTINTTFNEPYEVARQFASLDHLSAGRAAWNVVTSWDAFTGENFRRGGYLPQDERYARAQHFLDAAFALFDSWRGDEVVADQGSGAFLSRPEVGGFSHVDQHFDISGAFSTPRSPQGRPVIFQAGDSEEGREFAAASADAIFTGHATWDAGRAFYADVKGRLARHGRRPDQLVVLPAATFVLGDTDAEAADLAHDVRRQQVSGQTAIKFAEQLWNVDLSDHDPDGPLPSFDPVVGENTIARGRASVRRFRDPVGTAHAWRERAEAEHLSLRELVIEVTGRQSFIGSAETVATRIDDFVQGDVSDGFILVPHLTPGGLDRFADTVVPLLQERGSFRTEYAGTTLRDHLGLALPEPGPSTGSGHGSLVDGQVAR
- a CDS encoding LLM class flavin-dependent oxidoreductase, giving the protein MTRPLHLAVALDGAGWHPAAWRLPSARPAELLTAGYWVDLTRRAEEGLLDLVTFEDALALQGSTGPGGRPDGRTDEVRGRLDAVLVAARVAPLTSRIGLVPTATVTHTEPFHVSKAIATLDHVSEGRAGWRAQVSPRPEEAAHFGRRDVPRLDLRQRDDPAVAQLLQDLFDEAGDAVEVVRRLWDSWEDDAEIRDVATGRFVDRDKLHPVDFAGRWFHVRGPSITPRPPQGQPVVAALAHAAVPRAFAARAADVVFVTPFDNAGVASDVAEIAWHREAAGREGTGQGGAGHVWADLVVSLDPDADRAQRRWQQLEAWSGRPFSSDADVFVGTPQGLADLLLARAEAGLTGFRLRPAALPDDLDAIVDALVPELQHRGAFRTAYEADTLRGLLGLSRPLNRYAAEELR